Proteins encoded together in one Mercenaria mercenaria strain notata chromosome 18, MADL_Memer_1, whole genome shotgun sequence window:
- the LOC123538894 gene encoding medium-chain acyl-CoA ligase ACSF2, mitochondrial-like has product MSTKEGNLKESYIKLERTHAETDLKTIIDCLEYHASTIPDKEAVVFVASNYSREAVTWSRLFAKARETAKALISLGVKKGEVIAVNVRNCPEWLYIVIGAMMTGAIAVSISFTYTDGSDLIAIMEKLRNCCLLVLDPGVAGANWNIVKKFIKTQNGKGRVRSDKMPYLRYLITHKDEDYAEMQNNLHLVDFLEQLNDDIQLPKVEEDDIAFLFQTSGSTGVPKLVAHTHRAIRVCQQVATEAVAADKSIAYNDRPFAWIGGFPLTLISGIKRVTVSGFCSPPEDRAAFVIEVAKREKCSSVSVLPQMVHEFIRRQDELPFDWQISALATGGQPLSRSIAKCLGKITPAIVSAYGATEFQIAAIAFAIKEEQFEENCCGNLFQGPEIEMKVVDNDEKVVPINTYGEVYFRGDSVFKEYFHDEEKTAAVKTPEGWFKTNDIGKLNEKGVLYIQGRKSSTIISGGMNVSPDILERILESYPGLEAAVIVPVPDDVYYQVLCACVRLQPGSDVTEQQLRKFLEEYYNDKPGLFTVIPKFYLFQSQFPEVFTGKVSRKDLTDLASRTFGKEH; this is encoded by the exons atgagTACAAAGGAAGGTAATCTCAAAGAAAGTTACATAAAGTTAGAGAGGACACACGCGGAAACTGACTTAAAAACTATAATAGACTGTCTTGAATACCATGCATCCACAATACCAGACAAAGAGGCGGTTGTTTTTGTTGCTTCCAACTATTCTCGTGAGGCAGTCACGTGGTCGAGATTGTTCGCAAAAGCTCGCGAAACGGCTAAAGCCTTGATCAGTCTTGGCGTAAAGAAAGGTGAGGTAATAGCCGTAAATGTACGGAACTGTCCGGAATGGTTATATATTGTTATTGGAGCGATGATGACCGGTGCTATAGCAGTAAGTATCTCGTTTACTTACACTGATGGTAGCGATCTCATTGCTATAATGGAGAAACTTCGTAATTGTTGTCTGTTAGTACTAGACCCCGGTGTAGCTGGCGCTAATTGGAATATTGTTAAGAAATTTATAAAGACACAAAATGGAAAAGGCCGTGTCCGTAGCGACAAAATGCCATATCTTCGTTATTTGATTACGCATAAAGACGAAGACTATGCTGAAATGCAGAATAACTTACATCTAGTGGACTTTCTTGAACAATTGAATGACGACATACAGCTTCCAAAAGTTGAAGAAGACGACATagcttttttgtttcaaacatccGGCAGTACAGGGGTACCGAAACTAGTAGCTCATACACATCGTGCCATTCGTGTTTGCCAGCAGGTGGCGACAGAAGCGGTTGCAGCTGATAAATCAATAGCTTATAACGATCGACCCTTTGCTTGGATTGGCGGGTTTCCCTTGACCCTTATATCAGGCATTAAACGTGTCACAGTGTCAGGATTTTGTTCTCCGCCTGAAGACCGTGCAGCATTCGTGATAGAAGTTGCAAAGCGTGAGAAGTGCAGTTCAGTCTCTGTCCTTCCTCAGATGGTGCACGAGTTTATACGCCGGCAG GATGAACTCCCTTTTGATTGGCAAATTTCGGCTCTTGCTACTGGAGGTCAGCCGCTGAGCAGGAGCATTGCAAAATGTCTCGGAAAAATAACTCCTGCTATTGTTTCAGCTTACGGAGCTACCGAATTTCAAATTGCAGCCATAGCGTTTGCAATAAAAGAAGAGCAATTTGAAGAAAACTGCTGTGGAAACCTGTTTCAAGGCCCGGAAATTGAAATGAAGGTTGTCGATAATGACGAAAAAGTTGTTCCGATTAATACATATGGGGAGGTTTATTTTCGTGGTGATTCTGTTTTCAAAGAATATTTCCACGATGAAGAGAAAACAGCTGCGGTGAAAACGCCAGAAGGTTGGTTCAAAACGAATGATATTGGTAAGCTAAACGAGAAAGGCGTCCTCTATATACAAGGTAGAAAATCTAGTACAATTATCTCTGGTGGTATGAACGTGAGTCCAGATATTCTAGAACGCATACTTGAGTCATATCCAGGTCTTGAAGCAGCAGTCATTGTCCCTGTCCCAGACGACGTATATTATCAAGTTCTTTGCGCATGCGTGCGATTGCAACCAGGAAGTGATGTAACTGAGCAGCAACTACGCAagtttcttgaagaatattataaCGACAAGCCAGGCTTGTTTAcagtaataccaaaattttatttgtttcaaagcCAGTTTCCAGAAGTTTTTACAGGCAAAGTCTCCCGAAAAGATTTGACTGATTTAGCTTCAAGGACATTTGGAAAAGAACATTAA